DNA sequence from the Treponema sp. OMZ 838 genome:
AAAGGTTATCAACGGAATCCCCGAAGTTAATTACGACCTGTGCGATTCCTGCGGTATCTGTATCAAAGGCTGCCCGACAAAGGTTCTTGCCTTAGTGGAAGATAAAGTTGCAGTGCAGTCGCCGTGCAGCGCGTGCGAAGCGTGTTAATTTGTGCGCAATATATTAAATTACGGCTTACCGACATGTTTAGCGAATGCTCGGTAATATCGAGCAGGATTAGCAAATATGCCGGATAAGAAAATGCGGAGCGGGGTTGTCTGTATTATCGGACGCCCCTCCGCCGGAAAGTCAACATTTCTAAATAGTGTTTGCGGCGAAACGGTATCGATTGTTTCCGCGCTGCCGCAGACCACGCGCAGTTCCGTCCGCGGTATCCTTACCGCGGAGCAGGGGCAGATTATCTTTATCGATACCCCCGGCTACCATATCAGTGAAAAAAAAATAAACCGTCGTATGCAGCTTATTGCGGAAAACCGTCTGCAAGAGGCGGAGGCGATTTTGTATTTTATCGATGCGGCGCGTCCCTTCGGTGAAGAAGAATTGGCGATCTGTGCATTGCTGAAAAATAAACAAGACCGCTTGATCGCGGGTATTAATAAAACCGACAGTCCCGCCGCGCGTCCGGGGCAAACTCGCCTGAATGTGATGCAGGCCTTACCCGATTTACCACAAGAACGGATTTTCGAGCTGTCCGCGCAGGAAAAAACGGGACTAGAGCCCGTGCTTGCTGCGTTGTTTTCTCTTCTGCCGGAAGGCGAACTTTTGTATCCCGAAGACTTTTATACCGACCAGCCGGTAGATTTCCGTATTGCCGAAATTATCCGCGGGCAGGCAATCAGCCGCCTCTACGAAGAAATCCCCCATGCGCTGTATGTTGATATTCAGGATATGGAGATGAAAAAAAACGGCAAGGAGCTTTTTGTCCGTGCTTTTCTGTGCGTAGAGCGGGAAAGCCAAAAGGCTATGGTTATCGGTAAAGGCGCAGCGATGATTAAAGCAATCAGGGTAGAATCCCAAAAAGAATTACGCAAAATTTTCCCGTACCGAGTACAGCTTGATTTACAGGTGCGCGTTGATAAAAATTGGCGCCAAAAAGACAGGGTGCTGCAGTCTGTCTTTCTCGACTAGGGAAAGCATGACAAACGCATTAGGTGCTCTTTCCGTAAGCTTTTTGAAAATAGACGATGCAGATACGAGGCGCGAGCACAAATTAATCGCAGGCGTATCTTTGATACGTTGAGAATTAATTTGTGCGCAGCAACGAAGTAGATGCACCGTATATTTTCAAAAAGGACTTCGCAGCTTTTTTAGTATCAGCACCAGCAACAGCATAAAAACCGAAATAAGCGCGGTAAAACCGCCGGGGGCGACGTTTAAATAGTACGAACAGACAAGACCGAGCATAATGTCCGCGATACCGAAACAGATTGAAAAAAACACCGTCCGCTTAAAGCCTACGTGTAGCTGGAGCGCTGCTGCAACCGGCAGGGCAATCATCGAGCTGAGTACGAGAATGCCCACTATCTTGATGGAAACGGCAATTGTTGCCGCTACTAAAATCGAAAAAATATAATTGATTGTCTTTACACGGATGCCGATGACATACGCGATGTCTTCATCAAGCGTTATATACAGCAGCTTATGATACAGCACAGCCAATACGGCAACGGCAAAAAAGCTCAATACAATCACGGTGATAACATCGGAGGTTGAAACCGTTAAGATACTTCCGAACAAATAGGCTTCGGCATTGGTGCGTATCAACCCCGAACTCATCAAAGTTATGGCAATACCGACACTGAGCGAAAGGACGATGGAAAGGATGAGATCGCTGTATTCTTTAAAATAGTTTCGCAGCGCTTCGATGAGTGCACCTGCCGCAGAGGTAAAGGTAAAGGCTCCGATGATGGGATTGACACCGGTAACCAGTCCGAGCGTAATTCCCGTTAGAGAAGCATGTGCAAGGGTGTCTCCGATAAGTGAGTACCGCCGTAAAACAAGGAAAATACCGATTAACGGGCAGAGAATGCCGATAAAGAACGACACAATAAAGGCGTTCTGCATAAAAGCATATTTCAACATAGCGGCTATACTATCAGATTTTATGGATAAGGGCTATCAGGGGGATTAAGGAGCCGGATACACAACCGAAGCTGCGTATTCTCAGCTCCTTAACGGTTCATTTTTAACTATTATAGTCCGGTATGGCGGAGTGTTCCCCGTTTTTCGAGTTCTTCCAGCGTAAGCTGCGGATAGCGTACTTTTGCAAGGAAGATCATTGCAGCGATGATGTACGGCTTAAAGCTTGCCTGCTTGTAGAGCGGCACGCGGTAGCGGTCGAATACTGAACCGGCAACTTCACCTTCTTTGCAGCTGACGCCGGTAATATCTGCCGGTAAGCAGTGCAGATAGAGTGCTTTACCGTCTTTGGTCAGCTTCATCATATCTTCGGTGCATTCCCAATCCTTGTGGTGGCCGTTCTGAGCGAGCAGCTCTTTTTCGAGCGCTTTGATACCGTCAAAGTCGCCTGCACCGTAGAGGTTCGTCCGTTTTTCCATTGCGGTAAAGGGCGCCCAGCTCTTGGGATACACGATGTCTGCATCCTTAAAGGCTTCCTTCATGCTGTTGGTCTTGGTAAAGGAACCGCCCGATGCCTTTGCCTGTTTTCTCGCGACTTCTTCAACCTCAGGCATTACTTCATATCCTTCCGGATGTGCAAGTACAACGTCCATGCCCAAGCGGGAGAACAGACCGATTGCGCCCTGCGGAACGGAAAGCGGCTTACCGTAAGAGGGTGAATATGCCCATGTCATCGCGATTTTCTTACCCTTGAGGTTTTCCAACCCGCCGAACTCGTGGATGATATGGAGAGTATCCGCCATAATCTGAGTGGGGTGATCGATATCGCACTGCAAGTTAACGAGGGTCGGGCGCTGTTCGAGTACGCCGTCCTTATTGCCTTCGGCAACCGCATCCATAAAGGTGTGCATGTAGGTATTACCCTTACCGATGTACATATCGTCGCGGATACCGATAACGTCTGCCATGAACGAAACCATATTAGCGGTTTCGCGGACGGTTTCTCCGTGGGCAATTTGAGACTTGCCTTCGTCCAAATCCTGTACTTCCAAACCGAGAAGGTTACAGGCTGATGCAAAGCTGAACCGTGTGCGGGTTGAGTTGTCGCGGAACAGCGAAATGCCGAGACCGCTTTCAAAAATCTTTGTAGAAATGTTGGATTCCCGCAAGGTGCGCAGCGCATCGGCTACCGTCCATGTTGCAAGAATTTCATCGAAGGTCTTTTCCCATGTAAGGAAAAAGTCATTGTTGTACATCTTCTTAAAGCTCAAGCTATTGAGCTTTGTAATGTACGGATCCATAATCAAGGCCATAATTACTCCTCTATGATATGGGTATCCCTAAAACTCGAAGTTCCAGAGACTCCTTTTATAACTTTTCAACGTATATGGACGGCAGTGCGGCATATACGGCTGCGCAGGTTACCAAGTCCTGTTTCCACGTAATTTCGTTCGGGGCATGAGCCTGTGCTTCCGCGCCCGGGCCGAAACCGATGCAGGGAACTTTATTCCGTCCCATGATGGAAACGCCGTTTGTAGAGAATGTCCACTTGTCAACGAGCGGGCGTGCTTCGCGCATAGCAATCTGATCTTTCGGGCCGATACGCTTATCGCCGTATAAATTGTTATACGATTCGATCATCGAACGCGCAACAACATGTTCTTTCGGCAATACCCACGTGGGGAAGAAGCATTCGATCGGGTATTGTTCTCCCGTCCATGACGGCCGGTCGTAGTTGTACATCGAGACTGTTACATCTTTTCCGTATTTTTTGACGGCGGGAAGCTGGCGGATTTCTTCCAAGCATGATTCCCATGTTTCTCCGGCCGTCATACGGCGGTCGAGCGAAACGGAGCAGGAGTCCGCAACGGCGCAGCGGCTCGGGCTGGTATAGAAAATTTCGGAAACGGTAACGGTTCCGCGGCCGAGGAAGTTTGCTTCTTCCCATTCCTTGTTGTATTTTTTATCGAGCATTTTGACGAGACCTTTGATTTTGGTGCCGTCTGCAGCGTCGTTTTCGTTTAACTGGCGAACTTCCTGCAGGATGTCGGCCATCTTGTAGATGGCGTTATCGCCGCGCTCCGGTGCGGAACCGTGGCAAGAAACGCCTTTAACATCCACACGGATTTCCATGCGTCCGCGGTGCCCGCGATAAATACCGCCGTCGGTCGGTTCGGTTGAAACGACAAAGTCGGGTTTGCAGAGTTTTTCGTACCCGGGGACTTTGATGTCTTTTTTCAGGATATACTCCCAACACATACCGTCGCAGTCTTCTTCCTGTACGGAGCCGACTACCATAGCGGTGTATTTATCGTTGAGGAGACCTAAGTCCTTCATAATCTTACAAGCATACATTGAAGAAACAACACCGCCCGTCTGATCGGAAACTCCGCGTCCGCCGATGAATATATCGTCTTCAAAACCCTCGTAGGGGTCAAACTTCCAGTTGTCGCGGTTACCGATACCGACCGTGTCGATATGACCGTCAAAACAAACGATGTGCG
Encoded proteins:
- a CDS encoding YgeY family selenium metabolism-linked hydrolase — its product is MSLDFNKIKTAAEGYKADMTAFLREIIRLPSESSQEGEKAKRIQKKMDELGFNKTWIDPLGNVMGWMGTGPHIVCFDGHIDTVGIGNRDNWKFDPYEGFEDDIFIGGRGVSDQTGGVVSSMYACKIMKDLGLLNDKYTAMVVGSVQEEDCDGMCWEYILKKDIKVPGYEKLCKPDFVVSTEPTDGGIYRGHRGRMEIRVDVKGVSCHGSAPERGDNAIYKMADILQEVRQLNENDAADGTKIKGLVKMLDKKYNKEWEEANFLGRGTVTVSEIFYTSPSRCAVADSCSVSLDRRMTAGETWESCLEEIRQLPAVKKYGKDVTVSMYNYDRPSWTGEQYPIECFFPTWVLPKEHVVARSMIESYNNLYGDKRIGPKDQIAMREARPLVDKWTFSTNGVSIMGRNKVPCIGFGPGAEAQAHAPNEITWKQDLVTCAAVYAALPSIYVEKL
- the era gene encoding GTPase Era — protein: MRSGVVCIIGRPSAGKSTFLNSVCGETVSIVSALPQTTRSSVRGILTAEQGQIIFIDTPGYHISEKKINRRMQLIAENRLQEAEAILYFIDAARPFGEEELAICALLKNKQDRLIAGINKTDSPAARPGQTRLNVMQALPDLPQERIFELSAQEKTGLEPVLAALFSLLPEGELLYPEDFYTDQPVDFRIAEIIRGQAISRLYEEIPHALYVDIQDMEMKKNGKELFVRAFLCVERESQKAMVIGKGAAMIKAIRVESQKELRKIFPYRVQLDLQVRVDKNWRQKDRVLQSVFLD
- a CDS encoding metal ABC transporter permease; this translates as MLKYAFMQNAFIVSFFIGILCPLIGIFLVLRRYSLIGDTLAHASLTGITLGLVTGVNPIIGAFTFTSAAGALIEALRNYFKEYSDLILSIVLSLSVGIAITLMSSGLIRTNAEAYLFGSILTVSTSDVITVIVLSFFAVAVLAVLYHKLLYITLDEDIAYVIGIRVKTINYIFSILVAATIAVSIKIVGILVLSSMIALPVAAALQLHVGFKRTVFFSICFGIADIMLGLVCSYYLNVAPGGFTALISVFMLLLVLILKKLRSPF
- the ygeW gene encoding knotted carbamoyltransferase YgeW, producing MALIMDPYITKLNSLSFKKMYNNDFFLTWEKTFDEILATWTVADALRTLRESNISTKIFESGLGISLFRDNSTRTRFSFASACNLLGLEVQDLDEGKSQIAHGETVRETANMVSFMADVIGIRDDMYIGKGNTYMHTFMDAVAEGNKDGVLEQRPTLVNLQCDIDHPTQIMADTLHIIHEFGGLENLKGKKIAMTWAYSPSYGKPLSVPQGAIGLFSRLGMDVVLAHPEGYEVMPEVEEVARKQAKASGGSFTKTNSMKEAFKDADIVYPKSWAPFTAMEKRTNLYGAGDFDGIKALEKELLAQNGHHKDWECTEDMMKLTKDGKALYLHCLPADITGVSCKEGEVAGSVFDRYRVPLYKQASFKPYIIAAMIFLAKVRYPQLTLEELEKRGTLRHTGL